The Lysobacter sp. HDW10 genome window below encodes:
- the can gene encoding carbonate dehydratase: protein MTHLDELLANNREWSRRVHAEDPTFFQRLSKQQAPKYLWIGCSDSRVPANQVVDVAPGEVFVHRNIANVVVHTDLNCLSVIQFAVDVLKVEHILVVGHYGCGGVHAGLNQSRLGLADNWIRHVTDVRDKHLEFIESLDTSQMRHDRLCDLNALEQVANVCTTTIVQDAWARGQKLVVHGWVYSLNDGIVHDIGLNVNSNEAFKAQYGRALVEIHADRMNR from the coding sequence ATGACACATTTGGATGAGCTGCTGGCAAACAACCGTGAATGGTCGCGACGCGTTCACGCGGAAGACCCGACATTTTTCCAGCGGCTCTCCAAGCAACAAGCTCCTAAGTACCTTTGGATTGGCTGCTCTGATTCACGCGTGCCTGCAAACCAAGTCGTCGACGTCGCACCGGGCGAAGTGTTTGTCCATCGCAATATCGCCAATGTCGTCGTGCACACCGATCTCAACTGCTTGTCAGTGATTCAATTTGCGGTAGATGTCCTCAAGGTCGAGCATATTTTGGTTGTCGGGCACTATGGCTGTGGTGGCGTACATGCAGGTTTGAACCAAAGCCGATTGGGCTTGGCCGACAATTGGATTCGTCACGTCACCGATGTGCGCGACAAGCACCTCGAATTCATCGAATCGCTCGACACATCGCAAATGCGTCATGACCGCTTGTGTGACCTCAACGCATTGGAACAAGTCGCCAACGTCTGCACGACGACGATTGTTCAAGACGCCTGGGCCCGCGGTCAAAAGCTCGTAGTGCACGGCTGGGTCTACAGCCTCAATGACGGCATCGTGCATGACATCGGTTTGAACGTGAACTCGAACGAGGCATTCAAAGCACAGTACGGACGTGCCTTGGTCGAAATTCACGCCGACAGGATGAATCGATGA
- a CDS encoding 3-hydroxyanthranilate 3,4-dioxygenase, with translation MLPNPINLQHWIDEHRHLLKPPVGNKTIVHDDFIVMIVGGPNSRTDYHFEEGAEWFYQLEGEMVLRIQEDGKARDIPIKAGEIFYLPPRTPHSPQRMPGSVGLVMERKRLAHEDDALMWFCVNCNEKIYEEFFHLVDIENDFFKVFERFYRDDALRTCKQCGTLNPRPSHYELDAHSQADIT, from the coding sequence ATGTTACCGAATCCCATCAATTTGCAGCACTGGATTGACGAACATCGACATTTGCTAAAACCGCCGGTGGGCAATAAGACAATTGTCCATGACGATTTCATCGTGATGATTGTCGGCGGCCCGAATTCGCGCACCGATTACCATTTTGAAGAAGGCGCGGAATGGTTCTATCAACTCGAAGGTGAGATGGTGCTGCGTATCCAAGAGGATGGCAAAGCACGCGACATTCCGATCAAGGCGGGCGAGATCTTCTATTTGCCGCCGCGCACGCCGCACAGCCCACAGCGCATGCCCGGCTCAGTGGGCTTGGTGATGGAACGCAAACGGCTTGCACACGAAGACGATGCATTGATGTGGTTTTGCGTGAACTGTAATGAAAAGATTTACGAGGAATTCTTTCATTTAGTCGACATCGAAAATGATTTCTTCAAGGTTTTCGAGCGCTTCTATCGCGATGACGCATTGCGCACTTGCAAACAGTGCGGCACATTGAATCCACGACCATCGCATTACGAACTCGACGCCCACTCTCAAGCCGATATCACCTGA
- a CDS encoding amidohydrolase family protein, which translates to MLKIDIHAHYLPKDWPDLASKYGDNRFAVIHHGDDGRHRIYKDGKFFREIWPKTWDPQIRIDDYAEFGVQVQVLSTVPVMFSYWAKPHHALELHRALNDHMAEACRAYPKHYAGIGTVPMQSPELAIRELERCIDELGLQGVQIGSHIGGMNLDAPELFPFFEAAAELGAAILIHPWDMMGSESMPKYWLPWLVGMPAEQSRAACCLVFGGVLERLPKLRVCLAHGGGSFPYTIGRIEHGFNMRPDLVATDNFRNPREYLKRLYFDSWVADDLALKYLLDVCGADRVMLGTDYPFPLGEQSPGESIERLALDDASRARLYNGTALEWLGLTEARFA; encoded by the coding sequence ATGCTCAAGATCGATATTCACGCGCACTATCTCCCCAAAGACTGGCCCGATCTGGCGAGCAAGTACGGTGACAATCGCTTCGCAGTGATCCACCACGGCGATGACGGACGACATCGCATTTACAAAGACGGCAAGTTCTTTCGCGAGATTTGGCCGAAAACGTGGGATCCGCAAATTCGCATTGATGACTACGCGGAATTTGGCGTGCAGGTGCAAGTGTTGTCGACCGTACCGGTGATGTTCTCCTACTGGGCTAAACCGCACCATGCGCTCGAATTGCATCGCGCCTTGAACGACCACATGGCAGAAGCCTGTCGCGCCTATCCGAAACATTACGCGGGTATCGGCACGGTCCCCATGCAATCCCCTGAACTCGCAATTCGCGAGCTCGAGCGCTGCATAGACGAACTCGGCTTGCAGGGCGTACAGATCGGCTCGCACATTGGCGGCATGAATCTCGACGCCCCTGAACTGTTTCCGTTCTTCGAAGCAGCGGCCGAGCTTGGCGCGGCCATCTTGATCCACCCGTGGGACATGATGGGTAGTGAATCCATGCCCAAGTACTGGTTACCTTGGTTGGTCGGCATGCCCGCAGAGCAATCTCGTGCGGCCTGTTGCTTGGTGTTTGGCGGCGTGCTGGAGCGCTTGCCCAAGCTCCGCGTGTGTTTGGCTCATGGCGGCGGCAGTTTCCCCTATACCATCGGCCGAATAGAACACGGCTTCAACATGCGCCCCGATTTGGTGGCCACTGACAACTTCCGTAATCCGCGCGAATACTTAAAGCGCTTGTACTTCGACTCCTGGGTCGCAGACGACTTGGCGTTGAAATATTTGCTTGATGTCTGCGGTGCGGATCGCGTGATGTTGGGCACCGACTACCCCTTCCCGCTGGGCGAACAATCGCCGGGCGAAAGCATTGAACGGCTGGCACTCGACGACGCATCGCGTGCTCGCCTTTACAACGGCACCGCGCTCGAGTGGCTCGGTCTGACTGAAGCGAGATTCGCATGA
- the kynU gene encoding kynureninase, which produces MNEALLSPEYAARMDQADPLRKFRDEFLFPQHAGAPMAYFVGNSLGLQPKGARKHVEEVLNKWADEAVEGHFTGEAQWMPYHALVRDGLATLVGAKPHEVVAMNSLSANLHLMMVSFYQPTLERTAILIEAGSFPSDRYAVESQLKFHGFNAGNSLIEVEPDLPNGVFSDECIANAIRTHGKRLSLVLWPGVQYRTGQAFDMAKIAELAHEAGAMVGFDLAHAVGNLPLQLHDINADFAVWCHYKYVNSGPGAVGGCFVHERHANTTRPRFAGWWGNNPDVRFKMGPEFSATPGADGWQLSNPPILGLAPLRASLDQFQRAGMPALREKSLQLTAYLAQCIELYLSDAIDIITPMAAEKRGAQLSLRVKEGRDAGRALFDHLAKHGVMGDWREPDVIRISPAPLYNTYADVQRFVRVTQEWLHDRS; this is translated from the coding sequence ATGAACGAAGCGTTGTTGTCGCCCGAGTATGCGGCGCGCATGGATCAAGCAGATCCACTCAGAAAGTTTCGCGATGAGTTTCTGTTCCCGCAACATGCGGGTGCACCGATGGCCTACTTCGTCGGTAACTCATTAGGCTTGCAACCGAAAGGCGCACGTAAGCACGTTGAAGAAGTGCTCAACAAATGGGCAGATGAGGCGGTTGAGGGCCACTTCACCGGTGAAGCGCAGTGGATGCCTTATCACGCGCTGGTGCGTGATGGTCTGGCCACACTTGTGGGCGCAAAGCCCCACGAAGTCGTCGCCATGAATTCGCTCTCCGCGAATTTGCATTTGATGATGGTGAGTTTTTACCAGCCGACGCTTGAACGCACGGCCATCTTGATTGAAGCAGGCAGCTTCCCCTCCGATCGTTATGCCGTTGAATCGCAATTGAAGTTTCACGGCTTCAATGCCGGCAATTCATTGATTGAAGTCGAACCCGACTTGCCCAATGGCGTGTTCTCTGACGAATGCATTGCCAATGCAATACGTACGCACGGCAAACGTCTGAGCCTCGTCCTTTGGCCTGGCGTGCAATACCGTACCGGTCAAGCCTTCGACATGGCCAAGATTGCCGAGCTCGCGCATGAAGCAGGCGCTATGGTGGGCTTCGATCTTGCACACGCTGTGGGCAATTTGCCGTTGCAGTTGCATGACATCAATGCGGATTTCGCCGTGTGGTGTCACTACAAGTACGTGAATTCGGGCCCTGGCGCCGTGGGCGGTTGTTTTGTGCATGAGCGCCACGCCAATACGACGCGCCCGCGTTTTGCAGGTTGGTGGGGCAACAATCCCGATGTGCGTTTCAAGATGGGGCCGGAATTTAGTGCCACGCCGGGTGCGGACGGTTGGCAGTTGTCCAACCCGCCCATCCTCGGGCTGGCGCCCTTGCGCGCGTCTTTGGATCAATTCCAACGAGCGGGCATGCCCGCGCTGCGAGAAAAGTCTTTGCAGCTCACGGCGTACTTGGCGCAATGCATCGAGCTGTACTTATCAGATGCGATCGACATCATTACGCCCATGGCCGCAGAGAAACGCGGCGCGCAATTGTCTTTGCGCGTCAAAGAGGGGCGCGATGCGGGCCGGGCATTGTTTGACCACCTCGCAAAGCACGGCGTGATGGGCGACTGGCGTGAGCCGGATGTCATACGTATTTCGCCCGCGCCTTTGTACAACACCTATGCAGACGTTCAACGATTCGTTCGCGTAACTCAGGAGTGGCTGCATGACCGGAGCTAA
- a CDS encoding RidA family protein, whose protein sequence is MSTAGIHSDAAPKPVGHYPHARRVGSLLFLSGIGPRDPATNTAPGNVFDREGKLVSYDIALQTRSVFDNVERVLASCGATWANVVDVTVFLTDMERDFQTYNALWAEKFPDAANAPCRTTVGITQLPAPIAIEFKCTAVLGDA, encoded by the coding sequence ATGAGCACGGCCGGCATTCACAGCGATGCGGCGCCGAAGCCCGTGGGTCATTACCCGCATGCACGTCGCGTCGGATCGCTGCTGTTTCTATCCGGCATCGGCCCCCGCGACCCCGCAACCAATACTGCACCCGGCAATGTCTTTGATCGAGAAGGCAAGCTGGTGTCTTATGACATTGCACTGCAAACACGATCGGTGTTCGACAATGTTGAGCGCGTGCTCGCATCCTGCGGCGCGACTTGGGCAAACGTTGTTGACGTCACGGTCTTTCTGACCGACATGGAACGTGATTTCCAAACGTACAACGCCTTGTGGGCAGAAAAGTTTCCTGATGCTGCGAATGCACCCTGTCGCACGACTGTGGGTATCACGCAACTTCCGGCGCCCATTGCCATTGAGTTCAAATGCACGGCCGTGCTTGGAGATGCGTGA